A genomic window from Tolypothrix sp. PCC 7910 includes:
- the cas3 gene encoding type I-D CRISPR-associated helicase Cas3', producing MSESYKINLKSVYSQTVSTPKGVQLSKDWSLSWHQAATLEALRDPNIDVIFNTAMTGDGKSLAAYLEVLQGESSGIGLYPTNELARDQEIQIQGYIAAFQPSNKPRIVRLSGADLEIYAEHEGLKKSAAIATLTSQREALLTNPDIFHYLHRGAYIIKGDSPDKLWGKIDKIFELFIIDEFHVFAAPQIASIINTMLLIRCTNRRKKFLFLSATPDKNLITKLETAGFCCREINPIEQNKYQFPETEEQEQQLKFQGWRQVARPITLNFISLEPVFKGSETWLKENADLIVNQFQQYPGSKGAIILNSIASVKRLTPYFQEILQPYGLKVGENTGLSGKVVKEQSLAADLVIGTSTIDVGVDFKINFLIFESSDAGNFTQRLGRLGRHDGYEQEGKKIQFENFTAYALVPNFLVERLFQVESPPLTVNCICDRPFLQNIIKEQYRQINDFQGYYRRWGAVQSFWLCCQLSDRTIQQQYAQSRDKFQIVSEQLFNTSLKSIAGRIKGWAKEWQEISGKSGNPIAEDAASFRGSSPLQCGLYDLTEVNEVDRFKTYDLPGILSNLDIEMWTEAAFIRTLKETAQRTGQPIAKGRFAHCLAFIKLRSYREERLNWKFTYPGDLQPIADGWKVQVLTGIEVWQPENQWIREINKRLKTQGLVCYVLRRPVAEVRIRLRLPIHFQIYPISDQYSVHDANTPYAIAFGHSALLLDTLAYTFKSKGDEIWIASASNP from the coding sequence ATGTCCGAAAGTTACAAAATTAATCTCAAATCTGTTTATTCGCAAACAGTCTCCACACCCAAAGGTGTACAATTATCCAAAGATTGGTCATTATCTTGGCATCAAGCAGCGACTTTGGAAGCTTTGCGTGATCCAAATATAGACGTAATCTTCAACACCGCCATGACAGGCGATGGTAAAAGTTTAGCTGCATATTTAGAAGTGCTTCAGGGTGAATCTTCGGGTATTGGACTTTACCCAACTAATGAACTAGCACGCGACCAAGAAATACAAATTCAAGGATATATTGCAGCATTTCAACCTTCAAATAAACCACGTATAGTGCGGCTCAGTGGTGCTGATTTAGAAATATATGCTGAACATGAAGGCTTAAAGAAAAGTGCTGCGATCGCAACTCTCACCAGCCAAAGAGAAGCATTATTAACTAACCCTGATATTTTCCATTATTTACATCGCGGTGCTTATATTATTAAGGGCGATAGTCCGGATAAATTATGGGGCAAAATAGATAAAATTTTTGAATTATTCATTATTGATGAATTTCATGTTTTTGCCGCTCCCCAGATTGCCAGCATTATTAATACAATGTTATTAATTCGCTGCACAAATCGCCGCAAAAAATTCTTGTTTCTTTCAGCCACACCGGATAAAAATTTAATCACTAAACTAGAAACAGCAGGTTTTTGCTGTCGAGAAATCAATCCCATCGAACAAAATAAATATCAATTTCCTGAGACTGAAGAACAAGAACAGCAATTAAAATTTCAAGGATGGCGGCAAGTAGCACGACCAATCACTTTAAACTTTATCTCCTTAGAACCAGTTTTTAAAGGTTCAGAAACCTGGTTAAAAGAAAATGCTGATTTGATTGTCAATCAATTTCAGCAATATCCAGGTAGTAAAGGCGCAATTATTCTCAATTCTATTGCGTCCGTCAAGCGACTAACTCCATATTTTCAAGAAATTTTACAGCCTTATGGCTTAAAAGTGGGAGAAAATACCGGACTATCTGGAAAAGTAGTAAAAGAGCAAAGTCTTGCGGCTGACTTAGTTATTGGCACAAGTACAATTGATGTGGGTGTCGATTTTAAAATTAATTTTCTAATTTTTGAATCCTCAGATGCTGGTAACTTTACCCAACGTTTAGGTAGGTTAGGCAGACATGATGGATATGAGCAAGAAGGCAAGAAAATTCAGTTTGAAAACTTCACAGCTTATGCTCTTGTACCTAACTTTTTAGTCGAGCGTTTATTTCAGGTAGAATCTCCACCCTTAACAGTTAATTGTATTTGTGATCGCCCGTTTCTGCAAAACATCATTAAAGAGCAATATCGCCAAATTAATGATTTTCAGGGATATTATCGCCGTTGGGGTGCTGTACAGTCTTTTTGGTTATGTTGTCAATTGAGTGATCGCACTATTCAACAACAGTATGCCCAAAGCCGAGATAAATTTCAAATAGTCAGCGAGCAATTATTTAATACCAGTTTGAAATCTATAGCTGGACGTATTAAAGGATGGGCTAAAGAATGGCAAGAAATCTCCGGAAAATCAGGAAATCCCATTGCTGAAGATGCTGCTAGTTTTCGCGGTTCTAGTCCTTTGCAATGTGGTTTGTACGATTTAACAGAAGTAAACGAAGTAGATAGATTTAAAACTTACGATTTACCCGGAATATTAAGCAATTTAGACATTGAAATGTGGACTGAGGCGGCATTTATACGGACACTAAAAGAAACCGCACAACGCACTGGACAACCTATTGCCAAAGGTAGATTTGCCCACTGTCTAGCATTTATCAAGCTGCGTTCTTACCGTGAGGAACGGCTGAACTGGAAATTTACATACCCTGGCGACTTGCAGCCAATAGCTGATGGGTGGAAAGTTCAGGTTTTAACAGGTATAGAAGTTTGGCAACCTGAAAATCAATGGATTAGGGAGATAAACAAACGCTTAAAAACACAGGGTTTGGTGTGTTATGTGCTTCGCCGTCCCGTTGCAGAAGTGCGGATACGGCTACGGCTACCGATACACTTCCAAATTTATCCGATTAGCGACCAGTACAGCGTTCATGATGCTAACACACCATATGCGATCGCTTTTGGTCACTCTGCATTACTGCTAGATACGCTGGCGTACACCTTTAAAAGCAAAGGAGATGAGATATGGATTGCTTCAGCTTCCAATCCCTAA
- the cas10d gene encoding type I-D CRISPR-associated protein Cas10d/Csc3: protein MAKKSKVSKASDEYQQLSLLNIENTANSESSDEDWLSDDFGFDSDGDRTIVTKQQLLTLKLLQEAITAQNPDDIVMVDFAQYVLPNLLKIAIGVTAKGGKFFDEIDQQREAAGKTKVRRDNATDQSLNTHLLNGLFPANLIEKRLENLDTTIRRVVKERERRLVIAGFILHDFEKFPDVPENCRKLALAEHRQIIDEKVKQLGLDKFINPDNPEDYKEYLDDLLCLAYNAQRRWDTNWNFSEFGLNPILKDRTLRCLADLTCLADSLASIVKHPQDAENQRLQEIIHNLSDGQLKFTYHRIAENRGVLTNVVNNAVIQAYTSLNTDEQIYYEPLLYLPTGVIYLAARNAPSLSKKELPDLVVNNIKSLCAGQLKLRQTGFGRDGKGMKYAEYYNLFFDSPGLMEVALDATLRILSSTKPSVAKSRSENLVKFQQQGVLPAEFDFKFTDDIRIDQIAEFGDLVSRKIWDEAVNRIEAIRKKDKKLLAIPPLDLTHKVAELWNLTEYIPEIRHIQRINESLKENKLKGNTGGVPYEWYYLAAKYLEAHPGVEDVREICQQVIEYLTNLISPLLAQYQLPDGWDDLRQWVSRVVMLPNTNQQQSTQTQTENFLNELGNYNAAKKPGRGRQLICSISHSAYTVTEQMESAVLFTPQVYTNKQMLGGSNAKRNISSIAGVEIMLRQILMNQTQAVGKRFEDGKYRYLYFYPTYYFTPETNKFLQKAYSGIAQTRFDTSIRNHFISKDFQAHLDKKNYQSVDSFLIDENLDNEKDRTFKLAYPEDQPLTFYFMALPPGRDSTDTESWVMPSWLAFAFPMILDVKTVVSESPIPPFNDGAEFEESVFLDSAPHAFRALVKRDRFRLDYILEGWQETDIQYPAPLNVLTAAYAIHLDVNARQGKSGYDANWGRFSELAKDLETSPLYVFSYLNRWARSQGVDSARVEKIRLYTYHFYPCFDPYAKFDYTKEELIVGEESSLNHPKKLTELYRRFYRANKRYNPKANAVLKPIDIASETILKAELSVFRGETLVTAVAAEVFKLMDRVHSSTAEGRWVMSKREEERQAILDFAQYFVVEVFEKSFAGDRARLAGRQLNLIRDTCEFLYRLEDDKENLDKNQKSPESDNE, encoded by the coding sequence ATGGCTAAAAAAAGTAAAGTTTCAAAAGCTTCAGATGAATATCAGCAGTTATCACTTTTAAATATAGAAAATACTGCAAATTCTGAATCATCGGATGAAGATTGGTTATCAGATGATTTTGGTTTTGATAGTGATGGCGATCGCACTATCGTAACTAAACAACAATTACTCACACTCAAGCTACTGCAAGAAGCGATTACAGCGCAAAATCCTGATGATATAGTCATGGTAGATTTTGCCCAATATGTTTTACCTAATCTGCTAAAAATAGCAATTGGTGTCACAGCTAAAGGTGGTAAATTCTTTGATGAAATAGACCAACAGCGAGAAGCAGCAGGTAAAACTAAAGTTAGGCGAGATAACGCCACAGATCAATCACTCAATACACACTTACTCAATGGTTTATTTCCGGCAAATTTAATTGAGAAACGCTTAGAAAATCTGGATACAACTATTCGACGCGTAGTCAAAGAACGAGAACGGCGTTTAGTCATTGCTGGGTTCATTTTACATGACTTTGAAAAATTCCCCGATGTACCTGAAAATTGCCGAAAATTAGCCTTAGCAGAACATCGTCAAATTATTGATGAAAAAGTCAAACAACTAGGACTCGATAAGTTTATCAATCCCGATAATCCAGAAGATTACAAAGAATATCTAGACGATTTATTATGCTTGGCTTACAATGCTCAACGCCGTTGGGATACTAACTGGAATTTTTCGGAATTTGGCTTAAATCCTATTCTTAAAGACCGTACTCTTCGCTGTCTTGCTGATTTAACTTGTTTAGCTGATTCTCTCGCTTCTATTGTTAAACATCCCCAAGATGCAGAAAATCAGAGATTACAAGAAATTATTCATAATCTCAGCGATGGACAACTGAAATTTACTTATCACCGTATTGCAGAAAACCGGGGTGTTTTAACTAATGTTGTTAATAATGCTGTAATTCAAGCTTATACTAGTCTCAATACCGATGAGCAGATATACTATGAACCTTTACTATATCTGCCAACAGGTGTAATTTATCTCGCTGCGCGTAACGCTCCTTCTCTATCTAAAAAAGAGTTACCAGACCTTGTAGTTAATAATATTAAATCCCTGTGTGCAGGACAATTAAAACTGAGACAAACAGGATTTGGTCGTGATGGTAAAGGCATGAAATATGCCGAATATTACAACTTATTTTTCGACTCTCCCGGCTTAATGGAAGTAGCTTTAGATGCGACATTACGCATTTTAAGTTCTACTAAACCATCTGTTGCTAAAAGTCGCAGTGAAAATTTAGTTAAGTTTCAACAACAAGGCGTTTTACCTGCTGAGTTTGATTTTAAATTTACCGATGATATACGCATTGATCAAATAGCAGAATTTGGCGATTTAGTTAGTCGTAAGATTTGGGATGAAGCTGTTAATCGAATTGAAGCAATTCGCAAGAAAGATAAAAAATTACTAGCCATACCTCCTCTTGATTTAACTCATAAAGTCGCTGAATTATGGAATTTAACAGAATATATCCCTGAAATTCGTCATATTCAGCGCATTAATGAAAGCCTCAAAGAAAACAAGTTAAAAGGTAATACTGGCGGCGTACCTTATGAATGGTATTATCTCGCCGCTAAATATTTAGAAGCACATCCAGGTGTGGAAGATGTCAGGGAAATTTGCCAGCAAGTCATTGAATATTTGACAAATTTAATTTCTCCTCTTCTTGCTCAATATCAATTACCTGATGGTTGGGATGATTTAAGACAATGGGTATCAAGAGTTGTGATGTTGCCAAATACAAATCAACAACAATCAACTCAAACGCAAACTGAGAACTTTCTCAATGAGTTAGGTAACTATAATGCTGCTAAAAAACCAGGAAGGGGAAGACAATTAATCTGTTCAATCTCCCATTCTGCTTACACAGTAACAGAGCAGATGGAATCAGCAGTTTTATTTACACCGCAAGTTTATACAAATAAACAAATGTTAGGTGGTTCTAATGCCAAGCGCAATATTTCCAGCATTGCAGGTGTGGAAATAATGCTGCGACAAATTTTGATGAATCAAACTCAAGCAGTAGGCAAACGTTTTGAAGATGGTAAATATCGCTATCTGTATTTTTATCCAACTTATTACTTTACCCCCGAAACCAATAAGTTTTTACAGAAAGCTTATAGTGGTATAGCTCAAACTCGCTTTGATACTAGCATCCGCAATCATTTTATCTCCAAAGATTTTCAAGCGCATTTAGATAAAAAAAACTATCAAAGTGTGGATAGTTTCTTAATAGATGAAAATCTCGATAATGAAAAAGATCGGACATTTAAGCTTGCTTATCCTGAAGACCAGCCTTTAACATTTTATTTCATGGCGTTACCACCAGGACGAGACAGCACAGATACAGAATCATGGGTTATGCCTAGCTGGTTAGCTTTTGCTTTTCCAATGATTTTAGATGTGAAAACTGTAGTTTCTGAGTCACCAATTCCACCATTTAATGATGGTGCAGAGTTTGAAGAAAGCGTTTTTCTTGACAGTGCGCCTCATGCCTTTCGCGCTTTGGTAAAAAGAGATAGGTTCCGTTTAGACTACATTCTGGAAGGTTGGCAAGAAACCGATATTCAATACCCTGCTCCCCTAAATGTTTTAACTGCTGCTTACGCCATTCATTTAGATGTAAATGCGCGACAAGGTAAATCTGGCTATGATGCCAATTGGGGAAGATTTAGTGAATTAGCTAAGGATTTAGAAACTAGTCCCTTGTATGTATTTTCTTATCTTAATCGTTGGGCGCGTAGCCAGGGAGTTGACTCAGCTAGAGTAGAAAAGATTCGGCTTTATACCTATCATTTTTATCCTTGCTTTGACCCTTATGCAAAATTTGACTATACCAAAGAGGAATTAATTGTGGGAGAAGAATCCAGTCTCAATCATCCTAAGAAATTAACTGAACTTTATCGCCGCTTTTATAGAGCTAATAAGCGATATAATCCCAAAGCTAATGCAGTATTAAAACCGATTGATATTGCATCTGAAACTATACTTAAAGCTGAGTTAAGTGTATTTCGAGGTGAAACATTAGTTACAGCTGTAGCCGCCGAAGTTTTTAAACTCATGGATCGCGTTCATTCTTCCACTGCTGAGGGACGCTGGGTAATGAGTAAACGGGAGGAAGAACGACAAGCGATTTTAGATTTTGCCCAGTATTTTGTAGTTGAGGTATTTGAAAAATCTTTTGCAGGCGATCGCGCGCGTTTAGCAGGCCGCCAACTCAACTTAATTCGCGATACTTGTGAATTTCTATATCGCTTAGAAGACGACAAAGAAAACCTAGATAAAAATCAAAAATCACCAGAATCAGATAATGAATAA
- a CDS encoding alpha-ketoglutarate-dependent dioxygenase AlkB produces MIQMSLFNELTPVLPVTYYPEFLSQEEAGVLYQHCLKLQWQQNQIKMVGKTLLVPRLEYIYGDEGCEYLYSKSVLLKPLPWTEALAELRNRITALTGYKFNIVIGNQYRSGQDSIGWHADNESSMGVNPAIASVSLGAERKFQIKPIGGKPTDFWLEHGSLLLMHPGCQSTHLHQVPKTKKLVSTRINLTFRPHVGGRK; encoded by the coding sequence ATGATACAGATGTCCCTTTTTAATGAACTAACCCCAGTTTTACCAGTCACTTATTACCCAGAATTCCTCAGCCAAGAAGAAGCTGGCGTGTTATACCAGCACTGCCTCAAACTGCAATGGCAACAGAATCAAATCAAAATGGTGGGTAAAACTTTACTTGTACCCCGGCTGGAATACATTTACGGTGACGAAGGTTGTGAGTATTTGTATTCCAAAAGTGTGCTATTGAAACCCCTGCCTTGGACTGAAGCTTTGGCCGAGTTGCGGAACAGGATTACTGCGCTGACTGGCTACAAATTCAACATTGTGATTGGTAACCAGTACAGGAGCGGCCAGGACTCGATAGGCTGGCACGCAGATAATGAGTCATCGATGGGTGTTAATCCAGCCATCGCATCCGTCAGTTTAGGTGCGGAGCGAAAGTTTCAAATCAAGCCCATCGGGGGCAAGCCGACTGATTTCTGGCTGGAGCATGGAAGCTTACTTTTGATGCACCCTGGTTGTCAGTCCACGCACCTGCATCAAGTTCCGAAAACCAAAAAATTAGTTAGTACGCGAATTAATCTTACATTTCGTCCGCATGTGGGAGGTAGAAAATGA
- a CDS encoding ArsR family transcriptional regulator, whose protein sequence is MTSFTSAVLGQIHTPVNILSEFLATFNRRQKCKAAILSWLDGKHYYGHQWVRITFEKLADILGYCRETISRHMKELVFDDLIKEQAAQKFPKDTACEYQLNREKLTELLNSQRCEKIDTDVPDISTRCANNPPTFKTTLNLLKNNNTAVEEKKDEGVKQSLYGPVRQAPEPEPPQISHFADETEQDNSTSGTDPHEEDFSEVEVEVGSNTDKPSKHEIAEVCTELRRLRINPEPCVGVVKKYWANVAGAIARVKEGVQEGWCDNPTGLFINSCKSGAKGKNTVTSDVSTWFEWARKQRIVIAMSGSVVFTPDGDAVEIQEMMRRFPDELRE, encoded by the coding sequence ATGACTAGCTTTACCTCCGCAGTACTTGGACAAATACACACTCCCGTCAATATTCTCTCTGAATTTCTGGCGACTTTTAACCGTCGCCAGAAGTGCAAAGCCGCAATACTATCTTGGCTGGATGGTAAGCACTACTATGGGCACCAATGGGTAAGAATCACATTTGAGAAGTTGGCTGATATTTTGGGTTACTGTCGGGAAACTATCAGCCGTCATATGAAGGAGTTAGTTTTCGATGACTTAATCAAAGAACAGGCTGCTCAAAAATTTCCCAAGGATACAGCTTGTGAGTATCAATTAAATCGGGAAAAGCTCACAGAATTACTCAATTCTCAACGATGCGAAAAAATTGACACAGATGTGCCAGATATTTCGACAAGATGTGCGAATAATCCGCCAACATTTAAAACTACTTTAAACCTTTTAAAAAACAACAATACTGCTGTTGAGGAAAAAAAGGATGAAGGAGTAAAACAAAGCTTATATGGGCCAGTTCGCCAAGCACCAGAACCAGAGCCACCCCAGATTTCTCATTTCGCTGACGAAACTGAACAAGATAACTCGACGAGCGGAACAGACCCTCATGAGGAGGATTTTTCCGAAGTAGAAGTTGAAGTCGGTTCAAATACGGATAAGCCTAGCAAGCACGAAATTGCTGAGGTTTGTACCGAGTTGCGACGGTTGCGGATTAACCCAGAACCTTGTGTGGGGGTGGTGAAGAAATATTGGGCGAATGTCGCCGGGGCGATCGCACGAGTCAAAGAAGGTGTGCAAGAAGGGTGGTGTGATAATCCAACTGGATTGTTTATCAACAGCTGCAAAAGTGGGGCTAAGGGCAAGAATACAGTAACGAGCGATGTGAGTACTTGGTTCGAGTGGGCAAGGAAACAGAGGATTGTGATTGCGATGTCTGGTAGTGTCGTTTTTACACCGGATGGGGATGCGGTGGAAATACAGGAGATGATGCGGCGGTTCCCGGATGAGCTAAGAGAGTAA
- a CDS encoding YafY family protein → MSRKGQSITLSVSERDKAELENLALEFGMKWGDRPNISKLIEAIARHHLNIGKNHDWSESRIRALDRAMRVLADIGQNEQAQIIAQLLLERSELPIPLRTEIESFLGNLPPQWRLEIDRYILRHQPFELSYQDARQHIWNFTVRYARISLHEKRQYLDCWCEETEGNLDVEDLHHNWSLRLDRIQDAAVSSIVGEWRRSALAEIDVEMHLFAGLAFAYQAKLEDKINEWLPDKPKVKRVVRGVSNTFWFIREVMQYAPDCVIVAPENVRSLIQQKIKTLYQNYGLDEWHT, encoded by the coding sequence ATGAGTAGAAAGGGTCAGTCTATAACTTTATCGGTATCAGAACGAGATAAAGCCGAGTTAGAAAACTTAGCGCTGGAGTTTGGGATGAAGTGGGGCGATCGCCCAAACATCTCCAAATTAATAGAAGCGATCGCTCGTCATCATTTAAACATTGGTAAAAATCATGACTGGTCAGAATCGCGTATCCGTGCGCTTGACCGAGCAATGCGAGTATTAGCAGACATTGGGCAAAATGAGCAGGCGCAGATAATTGCACAGTTATTACTCGAACGTAGCGAACTACCAATACCTCTGCGAACCGAAATCGAAAGTTTTTTAGGAAACTTACCCCCGCAGTGGCGTTTAGAAATCGACCGTTACATCTTACGACATCAACCCTTTGAACTGAGTTATCAAGATGCTAGACAGCATATCTGGAATTTTACTGTCCGTTATGCTAGAATTTCGCTTCACGAAAAGCGTCAATACCTTGATTGCTGGTGTGAAGAGACTGAGGGTAACCTGGATGTGGAAGACTTACACCACAATTGGAGTTTACGTTTAGACCGGATTCAAGATGCCGCTGTTTCATCGATTGTTGGTGAGTGGCGACGTTCTGCCTTAGCAGAGATAGATGTAGAAATGCATCTGTTTGCTGGTTTAGCCTTTGCTTATCAAGCCAAACTCGAAGACAAAATCAATGAATGGCTACCAGATAAACCAAAAGTAAAGCGTGTTGTTAGGGGTGTCTCTAATACTTTTTGGTTCATTCGGGAGGTAATGCAATATGCACCCGATTGTGTAATTGTTGCACCAGAAAATGTACGCTCGCTTATTCAACAGAAAATTAAAACTCTTTATCAGAATTATGGTTTAGATGAATGGCACACTTGA
- the cas7d gene encoding type I-D CRISPR-associated protein Cas7/Csc2 has translation MALLKTVEPKLFQTAIPYKPMGKYVHFLTIRITESYPLFQTDGELNKARVRAGVKDKTTISRLSMFKRKQSTPERLVGRELLRNYGLMTAEECEYNVNFAMDNPDCIIYGFAIGDSGSEKSKVVVDTAFSVTAFDKSHETFTLNAPYENGTMASKGEDGSKPGEVTSRINQQDHIRPQTFFPSIVTLKDPTEASFLYVFNNILRTRHYGAQTTRTGRVRNELIGVIFADGEITSNLRWTQAIYDKMQSNNSINSPEPLDEDDVITAAKSAIEELMADEFIVHTDFIGETFVPLLSEVKALTGNEAGIKSILQKADAEAKEYANKHISKKKSAAKAG, from the coding sequence ATGGCTTTGCTCAAAACCGTTGAACCTAAATTATTTCAAACCGCAATTCCCTACAAACCAATGGGTAAATATGTCCACTTTTTAACTATTCGCATCACTGAATCCTACCCATTATTTCAAACAGATGGAGAACTAAATAAAGCCAGAGTCAGAGCAGGAGTCAAAGATAAAACTACAATTAGCCGCCTGTCAATGTTCAAACGCAAACAATCAACACCAGAACGTTTAGTTGGACGAGAATTGTTGCGTAACTATGGCTTAATGACTGCTGAAGAATGCGAATACAATGTTAACTTTGCAATGGATAATCCTGATTGCATTATTTACGGATTTGCAATTGGCGATTCTGGCTCCGAGAAATCAAAAGTTGTGGTAGATACAGCATTTTCAGTAACAGCTTTTGATAAATCACACGAAACTTTTACCCTGAATGCTCCTTATGAAAATGGCACAATGGCTTCTAAAGGCGAGGATGGTTCTAAACCAGGAGAAGTTACTAGCAGAATTAACCAACAAGACCACATCAGACCGCAAACTTTCTTCCCTAGTATTGTCACATTAAAAGACCCAACTGAAGCTAGTTTTCTTTACGTATTTAATAACATTCTCCGGACTCGCCATTATGGAGCACAAACAACCCGCACAGGTCGCGTGAGAAATGAGTTAATTGGTGTTATCTTTGCTGATGGAGAAATTACTAGTAATTTGCGCTGGACTCAAGCAATATACGACAAAATGCAGTCAAATAACAGTATAAATTCTCCTGAACCTTTAGATGAAGATGATGTAATCACCGCTGCTAAAAGCGCAATTGAGGAATTAATGGCTGATGAATTCATCGTTCATACTGACTTCATTGGTGAGACTTTTGTACCCTTGCTCAGTGAAGTTAAAGCGCTCACAGGTAACGAAGCAGGAATAAAATCAATTTTACAAAAAGCTGATGCAGAAGCTAAAGAATACGCCAACAAACACATTAGCAAAAAGAAATCGGCTGCTAAAGCAGGGTAA
- a CDS encoding glycosyltransferase translates to MALEVRDRGHEVHLCVPPNFIEWAHRLGFSSTPVGIEMRAPRGTAVSDTTMTQPMPDLITDQFDAIGAAANGCDIIVGANAHQYAARSIAELHSIPYINAIYAPTALPTDDTIRIWNERSRDRVNVNRTQLGLSPIDDVLSHIVTDQPWLATDPTLAPSPLVPGMSILQTGAWFLEDSTPLPSDVEEFLEAGDPPVYFGFGSMPIAGDTSLILIEAARAVGRRAIISQGWADLKLIDQAPDCIAIGDVNHQALFPRVAMVVHHGGAGTTHTAARAGVPQVLVPMFSDQPFWANRVRELGIGTLIPIADLTANRLISALHDASEPAIANRALAIAESIILNGVKVAARHLIDQVKNC, encoded by the coding sequence TTGGCGTTAGAGGTACGCGATCGCGGACACGAGGTGCATCTGTGTGTGCCGCCGAATTTTATCGAGTGGGCACATAGGCTTGGGTTCAGTTCCACACCAGTGGGGATCGAGATGCGAGCGCCGCGCGGGACTGCAGTGAGCGACACCACAATGACTCAGCCAATGCCCGACCTCATCACCGACCAGTTCGATGCGATCGGTGCGGCCGCAAACGGCTGCGACATTATCGTAGGAGCGAACGCGCACCAGTATGCCGCGCGGTCTATTGCCGAGCTTCACAGCATTCCTTACATCAACGCGATCTACGCACCTACGGCGCTGCCGACCGACGACACCATTCGTATTTGGAATGAGCGATCAAGAGATCGCGTCAACGTCAATCGGACGCAGCTTGGGTTATCGCCGATTGACGATGTGCTCAGTCATATTGTTACTGACCAGCCGTGGCTTGCGACCGATCCCACGCTCGCCCCTTCGCCCCTTGTACCGGGAATGTCCATTTTGCAGACTGGCGCGTGGTTTCTTGAGGATTCGACTCCGCTCCCGTCTGATGTCGAAGAGTTCCTAGAAGCTGGCGATCCGCCCGTCTACTTCGGTTTCGGCAGTATGCCGATCGCCGGGGATACGAGCCTTATCCTCATCGAGGCTGCGCGTGCGGTCGGGCGACGAGCAATCATATCGCAAGGATGGGCCGACCTCAAGCTGATCGACCAAGCCCCTGATTGCATCGCAATCGGTGATGTCAACCACCAAGCGTTGTTTCCCAGAGTCGCGATGGTGGTGCATCATGGTGGTGCTGGAACAACGCACACTGCCGCACGTGCTGGCGTACCACAGGTACTCGTTCCGATGTTTAGCGATCAGCCGTTTTGGGCGAACCGCGTGCGGGAACTCGGCATCGGCACGTTGATACCGATCGCAGATCTGACCGCCAACCGACTAATATCGGCATTGCACGACGCGAGTGAACCAGCCATCGCCAACCGGGCTTTGGCGATCGCCGAATCGATCATCCTCAATGGTGTTAAGGTCGCAGCGCGGCACCTGATTGACCAGGTAAAGAACTGCTAA
- a CDS encoding BRO family protein translates to MDAIIKSESHDSLFDQIKQVDTDGQEYWLARELMPILGYQQWRRLEDAISRAITACKNIGQECEKHFLPLPAKSTGGRPRDDFKLSRYGCYLTAMNGDSRKPEIAAAQTYFAVKTREAELAPQNSELLAQLLEKFEQQNQVIEEQGKAIAQLQSQIQNLLPPSADFIPPGWNEEVWRKLPRQDKHHFRFLYRRRSFRPSGQGTNEQLALPPVTTEQLKQRQRAEFEQLLGESSAQEKQQLEAAKQEALKQLWLQGEQDDTDVPF, encoded by the coding sequence AATTATAAAAAGCGAAAGTCACGACAGCTTATTTGACCAAATTAAACAGGTTGATACCGATGGTCAGGAGTATTGGCTGGCCCGTGAATTAATGCCTATTTTGGGATATCAGCAATGGCGGCGACTTGAAGATGCCATCTCTAGAGCTATCACTGCTTGTAAAAACATTGGGCAGGAGTGCGAAAAACACTTTTTGCCATTGCCGGCCAAAAGTACTGGAGGCAGGCCCAGAGACGATTTTAAGCTCAGTCGCTATGGTTGCTACTTAACAGCAATGAATGGGGATTCCCGAAAACCAGAGATAGCTGCTGCACAAACTTACTTCGCGGTGAAAACTCGTGAAGCAGAGTTAGCCCCACAAAATTCAGAACTACTTGCTCAACTATTGGAGAAATTTGAACAGCAGAATCAGGTAATCGAGGAACAAGGGAAAGCCATCGCCCAGCTGCAATCCCAAATCCAGAACTTACTGCCCCCATCTGCTGACTTCATCCCGCCAGGCTGGAATGAGGAAGTATGGCGGAAGCTTCCTCGACAGGACAAACACCATTTTCGCTTTTTGTACCGTCGTCGTAGCTTTCGTCCTTCTGGGCAAGGCACAAATGAGCAACTGGCATTACCTCCTGTGACTACTGAGCAACTGAAGCAACGACAAAGGGCAGAATTTGAGCAGCTCCTCGGTGAGTCATCAGCCCAGGAGAAACAGCAGTTAGAAGCGGCAAAACAAGAAGCACTAAAACAACTATGGTTACAAGGAGAACAAGATGATACAGATGTCCCTTTTTAA